A DNA window from Bradyrhizobium barranii subsp. barranii contains the following coding sequences:
- a CDS encoding Crp/Fnr family transcriptional regulator yields the protein MTILKEAAATEPAAFGDRPHAGVPFDWTDHKKTRRVRSTRARPASSALFMSETIDGLNAGAHFLDRLSASEQARVHAAGRIISVPQGEMVFSQGDGHDGIFIIRRGQVRVYYTAPSGREITLAYWTPGHFIGGPEISGGGIHMWSGIAIEACEIAALSGPALEKLLTGMPSFALALIDGLIAKGKCYSSMAQILGTRSVIERLAQFLLTLSELHGTADGDTIVINRKITHDQIAAMVGSTRQWVTMMLKRFQNRRIIAIDGSTIQIRRIDLLEQILFRD from the coding sequence ATGACCATACTCAAGGAAGCTGCCGCGACCGAGCCTGCCGCTTTTGGCGACCGGCCTCATGCAGGCGTTCCGTTCGACTGGACCGACCACAAGAAGACGCGGCGGGTCCGCAGCACACGTGCAAGGCCCGCAAGCTCGGCTCTGTTCATGAGCGAGACCATCGACGGGCTGAATGCCGGCGCGCATTTCCTCGACCGCTTGTCCGCGTCGGAGCAGGCGCGCGTGCACGCGGCCGGCCGCATCATCTCGGTGCCGCAGGGCGAAATGGTATTCAGCCAAGGCGATGGCCACGACGGCATCTTCATCATCCGCCGCGGACAGGTGCGGGTCTATTACACCGCGCCGTCGGGCCGCGAGATCACGCTCGCCTATTGGACGCCGGGACATTTCATCGGAGGCCCCGAGATATCCGGCGGTGGCATTCACATGTGGTCGGGCATCGCCATCGAGGCCTGCGAGATCGCCGCACTCTCCGGCCCCGCGCTCGAGAAGCTGTTGACCGGCATGCCGAGCTTCGCGCTGGCGCTGATCGACGGCCTCATCGCCAAGGGCAAATGCTACTCCTCGATGGCACAGATCCTCGGCACGCGCTCGGTGATCGAGCGGCTGGCGCAATTCCTGCTCACGCTGTCGGAATTGCATGGCACGGCCGACGGCGACACCATCGTCATCAACCGTAAGATCACCCATGACCAGATCGCAGCCATGGTGGGCTCGACCCGGCAATGGGTGACGATGATGCTGAAGCGTTTCCAGAACCGCCGCATCATCGCCATCGACGGCAGCACCATCCAGATCAGGCGGATCGACCTGCTGGAGCAGATTTTGTTCAGGGATTAG
- a CDS encoding ABC transporter substrate-binding protein: MFAPAQAETIRVAVGTQDTTINCATGGLLIRELKLLEKFLPHDGKYKDVTYDIQWKNFTSGAPLTNEMVAGKLDFGAMADFPGSLNGVAFQKAGRRSLFISVLSGSTKGSGNGIVVPSNSPVQSLDELKGKTISVPFASTSHGMLLRAIEAKGWNPETDVNIITQAPEVAGPALQAGKIEAHADFVPFAELFPWRGFARKIFDGAQANAPTFHGGLVDADYAEKYPEIVVAYLRAALEADRLIAEEPEKYSELIAKVTGIEAEVDYLFHGPLGLQTRDVTWKPEYRQAVATSIKTLKLLKRADSDLDINQFVTDKFIRIAAAQAGRDYDSELKNYAQLPLRAKDAATGAEISDFSRVAQIWVKDEAHVRHYASPENALKALAGLEKDGKTIRVVYAQDRESGIKLFANQAWFVRSSKGELSAFLLKQAAEGWSKTNGGAVLDFAAARESLVASR, from the coding sequence ATGTTCGCGCCGGCCCAGGCGGAGACGATCCGTGTGGCAGTTGGGACGCAGGACACGACGATCAATTGCGCGACCGGCGGACTGCTCATTCGCGAGCTCAAGCTGCTTGAGAAATTTCTGCCCCATGACGGCAAGTACAAGGATGTCACCTACGACATCCAGTGGAAGAATTTTACGAGCGGCGCGCCGCTCACCAACGAGATGGTCGCAGGCAAGCTCGATTTCGGCGCGATGGCTGACTTTCCGGGCTCGCTGAACGGCGTGGCGTTCCAGAAGGCTGGCCGCCGCAGCCTCTTCATCAGCGTGCTTTCCGGCAGCACCAAGGGCAGTGGCAACGGCATCGTGGTGCCGTCGAACTCACCGGTGCAATCGCTCGATGAGCTCAAAGGCAAGACCATCTCGGTTCCCTTCGCCTCGACCTCGCACGGCATGCTGCTCCGCGCGATCGAGGCGAAGGGCTGGAATCCCGAGACCGATGTCAACATCATCACGCAGGCGCCGGAGGTTGCGGGGCCGGCCTTGCAGGCTGGCAAGATCGAGGCGCATGCCGACTTCGTTCCGTTCGCCGAACTGTTCCCGTGGCGCGGCTTCGCGCGCAAGATCTTTGACGGCGCGCAGGCCAATGCCCCGACATTCCACGGCGGGCTGGTCGATGCCGATTATGCCGAGAAATATCCCGAGATCGTCGTCGCCTATCTGCGCGCAGCGCTGGAAGCGGATCGCCTGATCGCGGAAGAGCCGGAGAAGTACAGCGAGCTGATCGCGAAGGTGACCGGCATCGAGGCGGAGGTCGACTACCTCTTTCACGGACCGCTCGGTCTCCAGACCCGCGATGTGACCTGGAAGCCGGAGTACCGCCAGGCGGTCGCAACCTCGATCAAGACGCTGAAGCTGCTCAAGCGCGCGGACAGCGATCTCGACATCAACCAGTTCGTCACCGACAAGTTCATCCGTATCGCGGCGGCGCAGGCGGGCCGCGATTACGACTCCGAACTGAAGAACTATGCGCAGCTTCCGCTTCGCGCCAAGGACGCCGCAACGGGCGCCGAGATCAGCGACTTCAGCCGCGTCGCACAGATCTGGGTCAAAGACGAGGCTCATGTACGTCACTATGCCTCGCCCGAGAACGCGCTGAAGGCGCTCGCCGGCCTCGAGAAGGACGGCAAGACCATCCGCGTCGTCTATGCGCAGGATCGTGAAAGCGGCATCAAGCTGTTCGCAAACCAGGCCTGGTTCGTGCGGTCGTCCAAGGGCGAGCTGAGCGCGTTCCTGCTCAAGCAGGCGGCCGAGGGCTGGTCGAAGACAAACGGGGGCGCGGTGCTCGACTTCGCGGCCGCGCGCGAGTCCCTCGTCGCGAGCCGGTGA
- a CDS encoding ABC transporter permease: MATAIKARPAGIRWMVRGLSIMACIALWQVASTTHLNLGIVTFRNVPPPVEVVQSALALFRSPKLTAHITSSLWRVFAGYGAAVVIGVILGFAIGRSRAASDLLLPPLELLRPIPAVAWIPLSILIFPSSELSMIYITFIGALFPIVLNTVHGAANVDRRLVASARSLGAGELAILREVVLPDAAPSIVTGLAIGMGTSWFCLVTAEMISGQFGIGYYTWEAYTLQNYADIIVGMLIIGLLGMGSSWLLTTAGRLLMPWRSPRVAR; the protein is encoded by the coding sequence ATGGCCACCGCTATCAAGGCGCGGCCTGCGGGCATCCGCTGGATGGTCCGCGGCCTTTCGATCATGGCCTGCATTGCCCTGTGGCAGGTCGCTTCGACAACGCATCTCAATCTGGGGATCGTGACCTTCCGCAACGTGCCGCCGCCGGTCGAGGTCGTTCAATCTGCGCTCGCCCTGTTTCGTTCGCCGAAATTGACGGCACATATCACCAGTAGCCTCTGGCGCGTGTTCGCGGGCTACGGTGCGGCGGTGGTGATCGGCGTGATCCTTGGTTTTGCCATCGGCCGGTCACGCGCCGCGAGCGACCTTTTGCTGCCGCCCCTGGAATTGCTGCGCCCGATACCGGCGGTGGCGTGGATACCGCTGTCGATCCTGATCTTTCCGTCGTCCGAACTCTCGATGATCTACATCACCTTCATCGGTGCCTTGTTTCCGATCGTGCTGAACACCGTCCACGGTGCCGCCAATGTCGACCGCCGGCTGGTTGCTTCCGCCCGCAGCCTCGGCGCGGGGGAGTTGGCGATCCTGAGGGAAGTCGTGCTGCCGGATGCCGCGCCCAGCATCGTCACGGGGCTTGCGATCGGCATGGGCACCTCATGGTTCTGCCTCGTCACCGCGGAGATGATCTCGGGCCAGTTCGGTATCGGCTATTACACTTGGGAAGCCTACACGCTCCAGAACTACGCCGACATCATCGTCGGCATGCTGATCATCGGCCTGCTCGGCATGGGTTCGAGCTGGCTGCTGACGACGGCCGGGCGGCTTCTGATGCCCTGGCGTAGCCCGAGGGTGGCGCGATGA
- a CDS encoding LLM class flavin-dependent oxidoreductase, whose amino-acid sequence MTPPRLRVFPAISRNRDPKKYVGELMRVAQFADRNGFEGILLFEGNDVFVEPWAMAQHIMGETTRSSPLIAVNPVYMHPFAAAKFVSSFAQLHGRKVYLNMITGTAVSDLQGLGDEQSHADRYVRLGEFVALMRQLLESPRPVNVEGRFYRASNLQLRPRLPAELMPEFLVAGQSEAAQRVAKETGCIKMQMLPPDLDRGLDAPGMNFGIFAREGRDEARQAAKARFRDNPDDRELLALTVENSDSVWKRRLYDGQSGELADNGYWLLPYLTFQADCPYLVGSYTEVGAKLKDFAAKGLTTIMLDMVADEAEMQHVRKALAASGMF is encoded by the coding sequence ATGACGCCCCCGCGGCTGCGCGTCTTTCCCGCGATCTCGCGCAACCGCGATCCCAAGAAATATGTCGGCGAGCTGATGCGGGTGGCACAGTTCGCCGACCGCAACGGCTTCGAAGGCATCCTGCTGTTCGAAGGCAACGACGTGTTCGTCGAGCCCTGGGCGATGGCCCAGCACATCATGGGTGAGACCACGCGAAGCTCGCCGCTGATCGCGGTCAATCCGGTCTACATGCACCCGTTCGCCGCGGCAAAGTTCGTCTCGTCCTTTGCGCAGCTCCACGGCCGCAAGGTCTATCTCAACATGATCACGGGGACCGCGGTCAGCGACCTGCAGGGGCTGGGCGACGAGCAGTCGCATGCGGACCGCTACGTCCGGCTCGGCGAATTCGTCGCGCTGATGCGCCAATTGCTGGAAAGCCCCCGCCCGGTGAATGTCGAGGGCCGGTTCTACCGCGCAAGCAATCTGCAACTTCGCCCGCGCCTGCCGGCGGAGCTGATGCCGGAATTCCTGGTCGCGGGCCAGTCGGAGGCGGCGCAGCGCGTGGCGAAGGAGACCGGCTGCATCAAGATGCAGATGCTGCCGCCCGATCTCGATCGCGGCCTCGATGCACCCGGAATGAACTTTGGCATCTTCGCCCGCGAGGGACGCGACGAGGCACGGCAAGCCGCGAAGGCACGCTTCCGCGACAATCCCGATGATCGCGAGCTGCTCGCGCTCACCGTGGAGAACAGCGATTCCGTGTGGAAGCGGCGGCTCTATGACGGCCAGAGCGGCGAGCTCGCCGACAATGGCTACTGGCTGCTGCCGTACCTCACCTTCCAGGCCGACTGCCCCTATCTCGTCGGCAGCTACACCGAGGTCGGTGCAAAGCTGAAGGATTTTGCGGCGAAGGGCCTGACCACGATCATGCTCGACATGGTCGCCGACGAGGCCGAGATGCAGCACGTCCGCAAGGCGCTCGCGGCGAGCGGGATGTTCTAG
- a CDS encoding 4'-phosphopantetheinyl transferase family protein, producing the protein MADDRIELFVGLIETIDAPGAVDACRRLLSVDERIRADRFMFERHRRQYIFAHAMLRLALSQAAPNVAPTDWSFGAGRYGRPFVAAPATSTALHFSLSHADGCVACVVSGHETVGVDVETVSRRVAPLSTALRFFAPEEVETLRGLPEPAAIERFFDYWTLKEAYLKARGFGLNLPLDAFAMQVSREAIEISFKPDIADDPHAWRFSLCSPSPSHRLAIADGSRAHGGLPITRNSWPFQEAAE; encoded by the coding sequence ATGGCAGACGACAGAATTGAACTGTTTGTCGGACTGATCGAGACCATTGACGCTCCGGGCGCAGTCGATGCGTGCCGACGCCTGCTTTCGGTCGACGAACGGATCCGCGCCGACCGCTTCATGTTCGAGCGGCATCGGCGGCAATATATCTTCGCGCACGCGATGCTGCGCCTGGCGCTGTCGCAGGCCGCACCGAACGTCGCACCCACCGATTGGTCCTTCGGGGCCGGTCGCTACGGGCGGCCGTTTGTTGCGGCGCCCGCGACCTCGACCGCGCTGCATTTCAGCCTGTCCCATGCCGATGGCTGCGTTGCCTGCGTCGTGTCCGGCCACGAGACCGTCGGCGTCGACGTCGAAACCGTGTCGCGGCGTGTCGCGCCACTGTCCACCGCGCTTCGCTTCTTTGCGCCGGAGGAGGTCGAAACGTTGCGCGGACTGCCGGAGCCCGCCGCGATCGAGCGCTTTTTCGACTATTGGACGCTCAAGGAGGCCTATCTGAAGGCAAGGGGCTTTGGGCTCAATCTGCCGCTCGACGCTTTCGCGATGCAGGTGTCCCGCGAGGCCATCGAGATCAGCTTCAAGCCCGATATCGCCGATGATCCGCATGCATGGCGCTTCTCGCTGTGCTCGCCGTCGCCCTCGCATCGCCTCGCGATCGCCGACGGCTCCCGCGCGCACGGCGGCCTTCCCATCACCCGCAATTCCTGGCCGTTCCAGGAAGCGGCTGAATGA